One Streptomyces sp. L2 genomic window carries:
- a CDS encoding NADH-quinone oxidoreductase subunit D, producing MTPTTETMVGIGGAAESTDMVLNIGPQHPSTHGVLRLKLVLDGERIQRAEPVIGYMHRGAEKLFEARDYRQIIMLANRHDWLSAFSNELGVVLAVERMLGMEVPERAVWTRTLLAELNRVLNHLMFLGSYPLELGGITPVFYAFREREVLQNVMEEVSGGRMHYMFNRVGGLKEDLPAGWTARARAAVAAVRSRMDVYDDLVLGNEIFRGRTRGVGVLAPEAVHAYGVSGPIARASGVDFDLRRDEPYLAYGELQDTLDVVTRDEGDCLARFECLLAQTHNALDLADACLDRVAQLPPGPINQRLPKVLKAPEGHTYAWTENPLGINGYYLVSKGEKTPYRLKLRSASYNNIQALTELLPGTLVADMVAILGSMFFVVGDIDK from the coding sequence ATGACTCCTACGACGGAGACCATGGTCGGGATCGGCGGTGCCGCGGAGAGCACCGACATGGTGCTCAACATCGGCCCCCAGCACCCGTCCACGCACGGTGTGCTGCGGCTGAAGCTCGTGCTGGACGGGGAGCGCATCCAGCGCGCGGAACCGGTGATCGGCTACATGCACCGGGGTGCGGAGAAGCTGTTCGAGGCGCGGGACTACCGGCAGATCATCATGCTGGCCAACCGTCACGACTGGCTGTCGGCGTTCTCCAACGAGCTGGGTGTGGTCCTCGCCGTGGAGCGGATGCTCGGCATGGAGGTCCCCGAGCGGGCGGTGTGGACGCGCACGCTGCTCGCCGAGCTGAACCGGGTGCTCAACCACCTGATGTTCCTCGGCTCCTACCCCCTGGAGCTGGGCGGGATCACGCCGGTGTTCTACGCGTTCCGGGAGCGCGAGGTCCTCCAGAACGTGATGGAGGAGGTCTCCGGCGGCCGTATGCACTACATGTTCAACCGCGTCGGCGGCCTCAAGGAGGACCTGCCGGCCGGCTGGACCGCACGCGCGCGTGCCGCCGTCGCCGCCGTGCGCTCCCGGATGGACGTCTACGACGACCTGGTGCTCGGCAACGAGATCTTCCGGGGACGCACGCGGGGCGTCGGCGTCCTCGCCCCGGAGGCCGTGCACGCCTACGGGGTCAGCGGGCCCATCGCGCGTGCCTCGGGCGTCGACTTCGACCTGCGCCGTGACGAGCCGTACCTCGCCTACGGCGAGCTCCAGGACACCCTGGACGTGGTCACCCGGGACGAGGGCGACTGCCTGGCCCGCTTCGAGTGCCTGCTCGCCCAGACGCACAACGCGCTGGACCTGGCCGACGCCTGCCTGGACCGGGTGGCGCAACTGCCGCCCGGACCGATCAACCAGCGGCTGCCGAAGGTGCTGAAGGCACCCGAGGGGCACACGTACGCGTGGACCGAGAACCCGCTCGGCATCAACGGCTACTACCTGGTCAGCAAGGGCGAGAAGACGCCGTACCGGCTGAAGCTGCGCTCGGCGTCGTACAACAACATCCAGGCACTGACCGAACTGCTGCCGGGGACGCTGGTGGCGGACATGGTGGCGATCCTCGGGTCGATGTTTTTCGTCGTGGGGGACATCGACAAGTAG
- a CDS encoding SAM-dependent methyltransferase, with protein sequence MYGPGGFYRRPEGPAGHFRTSVHASALFASAVAGLLCRVDEALGRPRELDFVDMGAGRGELVTGVLAALPAEVAARARGYAVELADRPAGLDERITWLHEPPAGVTGLLFANEWLDNVPVDVAEVDAAGVPRLVLVAPDGSETLGEPVTGAGAEWLARWWPLPAEEGLRAEIGLPRDLAWADAVRRVSRGLAVAVDYAHTATARPPYGTLTGFRQGRETTPVPDGTCDITAHVALDACAAACGDARGGAARLLTQREALRLLGVSGGRPPLALASTDPAAYVRALARAGEAAELTAPGGLGDFAWLVRSVGIPNPLGEEPGGP encoded by the coding sequence CTGTACGGCCCCGGTGGCTTCTACCGGCGGCCCGAGGGACCGGCCGGTCACTTCCGTACATCCGTGCACGCGTCCGCGCTGTTCGCGTCCGCCGTGGCCGGGCTGCTGTGCCGGGTCGACGAGGCGCTGGGCCGGCCCCGGGAGCTGGACTTCGTCGACATGGGGGCCGGCCGCGGCGAACTGGTCACCGGTGTGCTCGCCGCCCTCCCGGCCGAGGTGGCCGCCCGCGCGCGCGGGTACGCCGTCGAGCTCGCCGACCGCCCGGCCGGCCTGGACGAGCGGATCACCTGGCTGCACGAGCCCCCGGCCGGCGTCACGGGGCTGCTGTTCGCGAACGAGTGGCTCGACAACGTGCCCGTGGACGTCGCCGAGGTGGACGCGGCCGGCGTCCCCCGGCTGGTGCTCGTCGCGCCGGACGGCTCCGAGACCCTCGGGGAGCCGGTGACCGGCGCCGGGGCGGAATGGCTGGCCCGCTGGTGGCCGCTGCCGGCCGAGGAGGGGCTGCGCGCGGAGATCGGCCTCCCCCGGGACCTCGCCTGGGCGGACGCCGTACGACGGGTGTCCCGCGGCCTCGCGGTCGCCGTGGACTACGCCCACACCGCCACCGCGCGCCCCCCGTACGGCACCCTCACCGGATTCCGCCAGGGCCGGGAGACCACTCCTGTTCCGGACGGCACCTGCGACATCACGGCCCACGTCGCCCTGGACGCGTGCGCGGCCGCCTGCGGGGACGCTCGCGGCGGCGCGGCGCGGCTCCTCACCCAGCGCGAGGCGCTGCGCCTGCTGGGAGTCTCCGGCGGGCGGCCCCCGCTCGCGCTGGCCTCCACGGACCCCGCGGCCTACGTGCGGGCGCTCGCGCGCGCGGGCGAGGCCGCGGAACTCACCGCGCCGGGCGGTCTCGGGGACTTCGCCTGGCTCGTGCGGTCGGTTGGAATTCCGAACCCACTCGGAGAGGAGCCGGGCGGCCCCTGA
- a CDS encoding PH domain-containing protein, translated as METGIPEGTGSLEEQPVWRGLPPGLLRMRRLLLAVWTAVAALAAGLLPGLLAGPPWAVWALLPVAVAGWGWVLLGRNWRSWRYAERADDLLISRGVLWREETVVPYGRMQLVEVTSGPVERYFGLAGVQLHTAAAATDAKIPGLEPAEAERLRDRLTELGEARSAGL; from the coding sequence ATGGAGACGGGGATCCCGGAAGGCACCGGGTCGCTGGAGGAGCAGCCGGTGTGGCGGGGGCTGCCGCCGGGCCTGCTGCGGATGCGCAGGCTGCTGCTGGCGGTGTGGACGGCCGTGGCCGCACTGGCCGCGGGGCTGCTGCCCGGCCTGCTCGCCGGGCCGCCCTGGGCGGTCTGGGCGCTGCTGCCCGTGGCCGTCGCCGGCTGGGGCTGGGTGCTGCTGGGACGCAACTGGCGGTCCTGGCGGTACGCCGAGCGCGCCGACGACCTGCTGATCAGCCGGGGTGTGCTGTGGCGGGAGGAGACGGTGGTGCCGTACGGGCGGATGCAGCTGGTAGAGGTCACCTCCGGTCCGGTCGAGCGGTACTTCGGGCTGGCCGGTGTCCAGCTGCACACCGCGGCCGCCGCGACCGACGCGAAGATCCCCGGTCTGGAACCGGCCGAGGCGGAGCGGCTGCGGGACCGGCTCACCGAGCTGGGCGAGGCCCGGTCGGCGGGCCTGTGA